Proteins encoded by one window of Deinococcus metalli:
- a CDS encoding RNA polymerase sigma factor, with the protein MPATLPTALDHQRLIAQLQQGQDGALKALYDAFAGVTYRVCLRMLASPEDAEEVLQDAFLRLEAQAGRYDPARGTVQTFVLTIAHHLCLERLRARRARPQARDGALCDPAFDLPASAPRHDPLDQALIESALSALNASDRQLLEDMFFGGFTHAELTVRTGLPLGTVKSRLRRALLKLRERMQP; encoded by the coding sequence ATGCCCGCCACCCTGCCGACCGCTCTGGATCATCAGCGGTTGATCGCGCAACTCCAGCAGGGGCAGGACGGTGCCCTCAAAGCCCTCTACGACGCTTTCGCTGGCGTGACCTACCGTGTGTGCCTGCGGATGCTGGCCTCTCCAGAGGACGCCGAGGAAGTCCTCCAGGACGCCTTCCTGCGCCTGGAAGCGCAGGCTGGGCGTTACGATCCGGCGCGCGGGACGGTGCAGACCTTTGTGCTGACCATCGCCCATCACCTGTGCCTGGAGCGCCTGCGCGCCCGGCGCGCCCGGCCCCAGGCCCGGGACGGCGCGCTGTGCGATCCAGCCTTTGATCTGCCAGCATCCGCTCCCAGGCATGACCCCCTGGATCAGGCCCTGATTGAATCCGCCCTGAGCGCCCTGAACGCGTCAGACCGGCAGCTTCTTGAGGACATGTTTTTCGGTGGGTTCACCCACGCCGAACTCACGGTCCGCACCGGGCTGCCCCTGGGCACCGTCAAGAGTCGCCTGCGCCGCGCCCTGCTCAAACTGCGTGAAAGGATGCAGCCATGA
- a CDS encoding replication initiator protein A, whose amino-acid sequence MPPKAVRPVPLPGDAGMTGHDERNLGRLGLISAQKTVPATLRTWSRAVTLPDGRPASIVCTVSEGQTVPHGLDNDVMVGLISLCFEAGLPSDGKFSTSAYRLLKASGFPTTVQYYRILETALKRLTDAKYTVKEGWYRQGAQMWSTQMFSQVSYLAYNAKSELGGASVLTVRLADPIMENLRAGYIKPLDVAFYTSLSQPLVRALYRQLDARRFDEARSDGLAPGFSVALRDWADSLGILSARSDKVRDALSGAHSELVARHYLQDVVWRGRGMGAALEYVFGEPPQTQRPELVEQLLARGVKRGMALRLTNVFPDRIAQAAVRFDHYLKTARTEVGNRGGLMVAMVTRPEDYAGLDAGAVPGASAASPRPAGARAVPEPDLVQLEAKYEGEVAELSGQALLDWVLRQLSLTGLLRRLDASERSQLGERLTQGQLDGRQLVRRSIQALSQGQPAQDAVYQEVRDLLRDAWTPSLTP is encoded by the coding sequence ATGCCCCCCAAAGCCGTGCGCCCCGTTCCCCTGCCCGGGGACGCCGGGATGACCGGTCACGACGAACGCAACCTCGGCCGCCTGGGGCTCATCAGCGCCCAGAAAACCGTGCCGGCCACCCTGCGCACCTGGTCGCGGGCGGTCACGCTACCGGACGGCCGGCCCGCCTCCATCGTCTGCACCGTCTCCGAGGGCCAGACGGTGCCGCACGGCCTGGACAACGACGTGATGGTGGGCTTGATCAGCCTGTGCTTCGAGGCCGGGCTCCCCAGCGACGGCAAGTTCAGCACCAGCGCCTACCGGCTGCTCAAGGCCAGCGGCTTTCCGACCACCGTGCAGTACTACCGCATTCTGGAGACGGCCCTCAAGCGGCTGACCGATGCCAAGTACACCGTCAAGGAGGGCTGGTACCGGCAGGGCGCCCAGATGTGGAGCACCCAGATGTTCAGTCAGGTGAGCTACCTCGCCTACAACGCCAAGAGCGAGCTGGGCGGCGCGAGCGTGCTGACCGTGCGCCTGGCCGATCCGATCATGGAGAACCTGCGGGCCGGTTACATCAAGCCGCTCGACGTGGCCTTCTACACCAGCCTGAGCCAACCGCTGGTGCGGGCGCTGTACCGTCAGCTGGACGCGCGGCGCTTCGACGAGGCGCGCAGCGACGGCCTGGCGCCGGGCTTCAGCGTGGCCCTGCGCGACTGGGCCGACAGCCTGGGCATCCTCTCGGCACGCTCCGACAAGGTGCGCGACGCGCTCTCGGGCGCCCACAGCGAACTGGTGGCGCGGCACTACCTCCAGGACGTGGTGTGGCGCGGCCGGGGCATGGGCGCGGCGCTGGAGTACGTGTTCGGTGAGCCGCCCCAGACCCAGCGGCCCGAGCTGGTCGAGCAACTCCTCGCGCGGGGCGTGAAGCGGGGGATGGCCCTGCGCCTGACCAATGTCTTTCCTGACCGCATTGCGCAGGCAGCGGTGCGTTTCGACCACTATCTCAAGACTGCCCGCACCGAGGTGGGCAACCGGGGTGGGTTGATGGTGGCCATGGTGACGCGGCCAGAGGACTATGCCGGTCTGGACGCCGGGGCCGTCCCTGGGGCCTCGGCGGCGTCCCCCCGACCGGCTGGAGCACGTGCCGTGCCGGAGCCTGATCTCGTTCAGTTGGAGGCGAAGTACGAGGGTGAGGTGGCGGAGCTGAGCGGCCAGGCCCTGCTGGACTGGGTGCTGCGGCAGCTCAGCCTGACCGGGCTGCTCAGACGCCTGGACGCTTCCGAGCGCAGCCAGCTGGGCGAACGGCTCACCCAGGGCCAGCTCGACGGCCGGCAGCTCGTGCGGCGCTCCATACAGGCGCTCAGCCAGGGCCAGCCCGCTCAGGACGCGGTGTATCAGGAAGTGCGTGACCTGCTGCGGGACGCCTGGACGCCCTCCCTGACGCCTTGA
- a CDS encoding YncE family protein, whose translation MFQIHRPVLVTVLAVSLTGALALAQQARGGGTPQPPALSGPALSARDRVYTADQTSNTVTVINPATNAVIGQIPLGHPRPGVLGALDDMQVNVHGLGFSPDGRYLDVISNASNGVTIIRTRDNTVMGTVYIGRGPHEGFFTPDGQQVWVTVRGEDYLSVIDVASMKEVDRIRVAGGPGMVVFSPDGRRAFVDSSRTAQLDVIDVQTRKVIARVPVVSPFSPNLVVTPDGKEVWLTHKDVGKVSVIDARTFKVLHVLDTGKVTNHVNAVTTRAGDFIYVTVGGEDVVKVIKRGPQPQIVATIPTGFTPHGLWPSGDNTRVYVGLEDQDAVDVIDTATNTVIKTIPIGQMPQALVYVANAVPSGPGTQNLKTVRVGLPSVKIKLGVPDKPFAFLPAALKGLSAHVIVRSLEGTDDLTLKADGLTPGAQYNLFLTESAVAPFGMMQHVLDFKADAKGKAEASAMTSVFDAFTLRGTAKDGKPDGAAIKASKVNLDHLVVWPKDPQTTAKLFANQGQPYAVSPFDTDLEAGPAILSDSNDAAATSPLTR comes from the coding sequence ATGTTCCAGATTCACCGTCCCGTCCTCGTCACCGTCCTTGCCGTCAGCCTGACCGGCGCACTTGCTCTGGCGCAGCAGGCCAGGGGGGGAGGCACCCCGCAGCCCCCGGCGCTCAGTGGCCCCGCCCTCTCCGCGCGCGACCGGGTCTATACCGCCGACCAGACCTCGAACACCGTGACCGTCATCAACCCCGCAACCAACGCCGTGATAGGCCAGATCCCGCTGGGCCATCCCCGGCCCGGGGTGCTGGGGGCGCTCGACGATATGCAGGTCAATGTCCACGGCCTGGGCTTCTCACCCGACGGACGCTATCTGGACGTCATCAGCAACGCCTCGAACGGCGTGACCATCATCCGTACCCGCGACAACACGGTCATGGGAACGGTGTACATCGGGCGTGGCCCCCACGAGGGGTTCTTCACGCCGGATGGCCAGCAGGTCTGGGTCACGGTGCGCGGCGAGGATTACCTCTCGGTCATCGACGTGGCGAGCATGAAGGAGGTTGACCGCATCAGGGTGGCCGGGGGTCCCGGCATGGTGGTGTTCAGCCCGGACGGGCGGCGCGCCTTTGTGGATTCCAGCCGCACGGCACAGCTCGACGTGATCGACGTCCAGACCCGCAAGGTGATCGCCCGCGTGCCGGTGGTCAGTCCGTTCTCGCCCAACCTGGTGGTCACGCCGGACGGCAAGGAGGTCTGGTTGACCCACAAGGACGTGGGCAAAGTGAGCGTCATCGACGCCCGCACCTTCAAGGTGCTGCATGTGCTGGACACCGGCAAGGTCACCAACCACGTGAACGCCGTGACCACCAGAGCTGGCGACTTCATCTACGTTACGGTGGGCGGGGAGGACGTCGTCAAGGTGATCAAGCGTGGTCCGCAGCCGCAGATCGTGGCCACCATCCCCACGGGCTTCACGCCCCACGGCCTGTGGCCCAGCGGCGACAACACGCGCGTGTATGTGGGCCTGGAAGACCAGGACGCGGTGGACGTGATCGATACAGCCACCAACACCGTCATCAAGACCATTCCTATCGGGCAGATGCCGCAGGCGCTGGTGTACGTGGCCAATGCGGTTCCCAGCGGCCCCGGCACCCAGAACCTGAAGACCGTGCGGGTGGGCCTGCCCTCGGTGAAGATCAAGCTGGGCGTGCCAGACAAGCCCTTCGCGTTCCTTCCGGCGGCCCTGAAAGGTCTTTCTGCCCACGTCATCGTCCGCTCCCTGGAGGGCACCGACGACCTGACCCTCAAGGCCGATGGCCTCACGCCCGGCGCTCAGTACAACCTGTTCCTGACCGAATCGGCGGTGGCCCCTTTCGGGATGATGCAGCATGTGCTGGATTTCAAGGCCGACGCCAAGGGCAAGGCTGAGGCGAGCGCGATGACCAGTGTGTTCGATGCGTTCACGCTGCGGGGCACGGCAAAGGACGGGAAGCCCGACGGTGCGGCCATCAAGGCCAGCAAAGTCAACCTCGACCACCTGGTGGTCTGGCCGAAAGACCCCCAGACCACCGCGAAGCTCTTTGCCAATCAGGGTCAGCCGTATGCCGTCTCACCTTTCGACACCGATCTGGAAGCAGGTCCAGCGATCCTGAGCGACAGCAACGACGCTGCCGCCACCAGCCCCCTCACGCGCTAA
- a CDS encoding anti-sigma factor — protein MTAYGHPTDLLPGYVLGDLDGSEADTVETHLAACPACRAEVARLRDALFSLADDLPGAALPDNAWDRIQARRLIATPGTSKLWQPVGRSPHGQRGRWPWLAAAAVIVLALGTIGTRLMTAPSQQATVQQWEARGASRLTLASRDGQAFGTLLVRADGQALVVLLTPAPDGQVYQAWGRQTDAVQARKPVSLGFTGGTVMQVAWRGYASVGISVEPAGGSPAPTHPLGRVTLPGG, from the coding sequence ATGACCGCCTACGGCCATCCCACGGACCTGCTGCCCGGGTACGTCCTTGGAGATCTGGACGGGTCTGAGGCCGACACGGTCGAAACCCATCTGGCCGCCTGTCCCGCCTGCCGCGCCGAGGTGGCCCGGCTGCGCGACGCGCTGTTCTCGCTGGCCGACGATCTGCCCGGGGCGGCCCTGCCGGACAACGCCTGGGACCGCATTCAGGCCCGCCGTCTTATCGCGACTCCTGGCACCAGCAAGCTCTGGCAGCCAGTCGGCAGATCACCCCACGGCCAGCGTGGACGCTGGCCGTGGCTGGCCGCCGCCGCTGTCATCGTGCTGGCGCTGGGCACCATCGGGACCCGCCTCATGACCGCGCCGTCCCAGCAGGCCACAGTCCAGCAGTGGGAAGCGCGGGGCGCGTCACGGCTCACGCTCGCGTCACGGGACGGCCAGGCATTTGGCACCCTGCTCGTCCGCGCAGACGGGCAGGCCCTGGTGGTCCTCCTGACTCCCGCGCCGGACGGACAGGTGTACCAGGCGTGGGGCCGCCAGACCGACGCGGTGCAGGCCAGGAAGCCGGTCAGTCTGGGCTTCACCGGCGGAACCGTGATGCAGGTGGCCTGGCGGGGCTACGCGTCCGTGGGCATCAGCGTGGAACCCGCCGGGGGCAGCCCGGCCCCGACCCACCCGCTGGGCCGTGTCACCCTGCCCGGTGGATGA
- a CDS encoding serine/threonine protein kinase — translation MILSASDVESLFDDVSNAIYLTSGGQKAVYTISHSQFGDVILKLFESGSDIQRIEREIKAMTLMAIKNTPKIFESGEITTTVGTVFYVIEQKISGTTLSEKIKIEGSLKFDEVIPYAHALLDILAEAESKNIVHRDIKPSNIMIDDAGALWLFDYGIARHLEMDSLTNTSDVMGASTPGYAPVEQFRNRKGEIDSRSDLFSVGVTLYECLTGGNPYYHNAKGPLDVLDKVENERLPKLSGFTSDGEFEDLIYELTQPTQEHRPISAADAAEWINQIMEKL, via the coding sequence ATGATTTTATCAGCTAGCGATGTTGAATCTCTCTTCGATGACGTCTCAAATGCTATCTATCTGACCTCCGGCGGTCAAAAGGCGGTCTATACCATCTCACATTCACAGTTTGGAGATGTTATATTAAAGCTGTTTGAATCCGGCTCGGACATACAAAGAATCGAAAGAGAGATTAAGGCAATGACATTAATGGCTATAAAAAATACGCCCAAAATTTTTGAAAGTGGCGAGATAACGACAACTGTTGGCACAGTATTTTACGTGATTGAGCAAAAGATCAGTGGCACTACTTTATCAGAAAAGATAAAAATAGAGGGTAGTCTGAAGTTTGATGAAGTGATTCCATATGCTCATGCGTTGTTGGATATATTAGCTGAAGCTGAATCCAAAAATATAGTGCATAGAGATATTAAACCAAGCAACATTATGATTGATGATGCCGGTGCTTTATGGCTTTTTGATTACGGCATAGCAAGACATTTAGAAATGGATTCTCTTACAAATACTAGTGATGTAATGGGAGCTTCAACACCCGGATATGCACCAGTGGAGCAGTTTAGAAACCGAAAAGGAGAGATAGATTCACGATCAGATCTCTTTTCTGTTGGAGTTACGCTATATGAGTGTTTGACCGGAGGAAACCCATATTACCATAATGCTAAGGGCCCATTAGACGTTTTGGACAAAGTGGAAAATGAGCGCTTACCTAAGCTCTCTGGTTTTACATCGGACGGTGAATTTGAAGATCTTATTTATGAATTAACGCAGCCTACTCAAGAACACAGGCCGATTTCTGCTGCTGACGCTGCCGAATGGATCAACCAAATCATGGAAAAACTGTGA
- a CDS encoding CHRD domain-containing protein has translation MFVHKIVLGLTATALLGSCSMMMGAGGSTYTFKHKANAADPTAMGKAVATTKDGMVSTTLTLTGLTPNKAYIAHYHAFGPESNTDPCASNGPVTLGFPGFTADASGNATTAVTGDMAKIAGDQGAYLNVHYASDPSVVPICAPVKMTKG, from the coding sequence ATGTTTGTACACAAGATTGTTCTGGGACTGACCGCCACCGCCCTGCTCGGCTCATGCAGCATGATGATGGGGGCCGGGGGCAGCACCTACACCTTCAAGCACAAGGCCAATGCGGCTGACCCCACGGCCATGGGCAAGGCCGTGGCCACCACCAAGGACGGGATGGTCAGCACCACCCTGACCCTCACGGGCCTGACGCCCAACAAGGCCTACATCGCGCATTACCACGCCTTTGGACCGGAATCGAACACCGATCCGTGCGCCTCTAACGGCCCAGTGACCCTCGGCTTCCCGGGCTTCACGGCGGATGCCAGCGGCAACGCCACCACGGCGGTCACGGGCGACATGGCCAAGATTGCCGGTGACCAGGGGGCCTACCTCAACGTCCATTACGCCAGCGACCCCAGCGTCGTGCCGATCTGCGCGCCGGTCAAGATGACCAAGGGCTGA
- a CDS encoding c-type cytochrome has protein sequence MAQYAEQMRGVIDQAASGAYTTDASYAIGPIPQDTPALAEGENVELVRSNCSVCHATTLITSQPPLPSEVWHAEVYKMKEKYGATFISDENADRIVTYLSAHYTPETRKAESSTAPDRTSP, from the coding sequence ATGGCCCAGTACGCCGAGCAGATGCGCGGCGTGATTGACCAGGCCGCCAGCGGCGCGTACACCACGGACGCCAGCTACGCCATCGGCCCCATTCCGCAGGACACCCCCGCCCTGGCCGAGGGGGAAAACGTGGAACTGGTCCGCAGCAATTGCAGCGTGTGCCACGCCACCACCCTGATCACGTCCCAGCCGCCTCTGCCCAGCGAGGTCTGGCACGCCGAGGTCTACAAGATGAAGGAGAAATACGGCGCGACGTTTATCAGCGACGAGAACGCCGACAGGATCGTGACCTACCTGAGCGCCCACTACACGCCGGAAACCCGCAAAGCGGAGAGCAGCACTGCGCCGGACCGCACCAGCCCGTGA
- a CDS encoding erythromycin esterase family protein, with the protein MTSTSAYPRLCPLSADPLALPDADFLPLLEVLRGTQVVGLGEPTHGTHEAFVLKHRLLRLLADRGLLRVLAFECAAGPAELIDAYVRHGEGDARTALLAQEYWIWETAEVLAVIEWLSAYNARLPEAERVRFVGVDVQRPARVAIRLAALLLTHEPDLRLALTCLAAEELPATDAPELVDALRALETSHPLAYIRHDARHLRRHAEVYLDERNPEGLGRRDRFMAEMLLEALTEEGLTVLWAHNEHVAVSEDFFGSPALGYVLREALGEGYLSLGMLFGEGELRAKSLTAPGGVLGRFRVEAPKAPFVEVEFLNENSAVFDLMGTATPPRLRRFLGTRYDEVAWRAQPEAFQVLRPLSDFDLLAWWPRTTAAAELPDERECRV; encoded by the coding sequence ATGACCTCCACCTCCGCCTATCCACGCCTATGCCCGCTGAGCGCCGACCCGTTAGCCCTGCCGGACGCTGACTTCCTGCCCCTGCTGGAAGTGCTGCGCGGCACCCAGGTCGTGGGCCTCGGGGAGCCGACGCACGGCACCCACGAGGCCTTCGTGCTCAAGCACCGCCTGCTGCGCCTGCTCGCCGACCGGGGCCTGTTGCGTGTCCTCGCTTTCGAGTGTGCGGCCGGCCCTGCCGAACTGATCGACGCTTACGTCCGTCACGGTGAGGGCGACGCCCGGACAGCCCTGCTCGCCCAGGAGTACTGGATCTGGGAGACCGCCGAGGTGCTGGCCGTGATCGAGTGGCTGAGTGCCTACAATGCCCGGCTGCCTGAGGCCGAGCGCGTGCGCTTCGTGGGGGTGGACGTTCAGCGGCCTGCGCGCGTGGCCATCCGACTGGCGGCCCTGCTGCTAACACACGAGCCTGACCTGCGCCTGGCCCTGACCTGTCTCGCCGCCGAGGAACTTCCGGCCACCGACGCTCCTGAGCTGGTCGACGCCCTGCGTGCCCTGGAGACGAGCCACCCATTGGCCTATATCCGGCACGACGCCCGGCATCTGCGCCGGCATGCCGAGGTGTACCTGGACGAGCGGAATCCCGAGGGCCTGGGGCGGCGCGACCGCTTCATGGCCGAGATGTTGCTGGAAGCGCTGACGGAGGAGGGACTGACGGTGCTGTGGGCGCACAACGAGCATGTGGCGGTGAGCGAGGACTTCTTCGGCAGTCCGGCCCTGGGCTATGTGCTGCGGGAGGCGCTGGGGGAGGGGTACCTCTCGCTGGGCATGCTGTTCGGGGAAGGAGAGCTGCGCGCCAAGTCCCTGACGGCACCAGGGGGCGTGCTGGGACGGTTCAGGGTTGAGGCCCCGAAAGCGCCATTTGTAGAGGTGGAGTTCCTAAACGAGAACTCCGCCGTGTTTGATCTGATGGGGACGGCGACGCCCCCACGCCTTCGGCGTTTCCTTGGCACGCGCTATGACGAGGTGGCCTGGCGGGCGCAGCCGGAGGCGTTTCAGGTGCTGAGGCCGCTGAGTGACTTTGACCTACTGGCGTGGTGGCCGCGCACCACGGCGGCGGCGGAACTGCCGGATGAGCGCGAATGCCGCGTGTAG
- a CDS encoding MerR family transcriptional regulator — protein sequence MTAQAAPLSIGHLAAETGEGVKALRYWTDLGLLKHGRTASGYRT from the coding sequence ATGACCGCTCAAGCTGCGCCGCTCTCCATCGGACACCTGGCCGCCGAAACCGGTGAAGGGGTCAAGGCCCTGCGCTACTGGACAGACCTCGGCCTGCTGAAGCATGGGCGCACCGCGAGCGGCTACCGGACGTAA
- a CDS encoding plastocyanin/azurin family copper-binding protein, protein MLSLIRSMLLPGLLLTPAAAQTQPVQAPTSQVFPFTVVGKVAQAAGQLSVRTVSAAQSLSVLSLRGLMPSTAYVAHYHALGAGGGEPCASNGPITLGFPAFKTDARGQATVSLRADPARVRGTLGAYVNVHTASDLTDIPLCAAVLKTAATPASTASPATAITVNIADNRFQPATLSVKAGTTVTWVHTGQVTHNVLSVQVADLRSPDLRPGDRYSYTFKTPGTYTYYCSYHEGMSAAITVTNR, encoded by the coding sequence ATGCTGAGCCTCATCCGTTCCATGTTGCTGCCCGGCCTGCTGCTGACCCCTGCGGCGGCTCAGACCCAGCCCGTCCAGGCTCCGACAAGCCAGGTCTTTCCCTTCACCGTGGTGGGCAAAGTTGCCCAGGCGGCTGGGCAGCTCAGCGTCCGCACGGTCTCGGCGGCCCAGTCGTTGTCGGTGCTGAGCCTGCGCGGCCTGATGCCCAGTACGGCCTATGTGGCCCACTACCACGCCCTGGGAGCGGGCGGGGGCGAACCCTGCGCGTCCAACGGACCCATTACCCTGGGCTTTCCGGCCTTCAAGACCGATGCCCGGGGCCAGGCCACCGTGAGCCTGCGGGCCGATCCCGCACGTGTGCGCGGCACCCTTGGGGCCTACGTTAACGTCCACACCGCGTCTGATCTGACCGACATCCCCCTGTGTGCCGCTGTCCTGAAGACCGCTGCCACGCCAGCCAGTACCGCGTCCCCAGCAACGGCGATAACGGTCAACATCGCCGATAACCGCTTCCAGCCTGCCACCCTGAGCGTCAAGGCGGGCACCACGGTGACCTGGGTTCATACTGGGCAGGTCACGCACAACGTCCTGTCGGTACAGGTGGCTGACCTGCGCTCACCGGACCTGCGTCCAGGGGACCGCTACAGCTACACGTTTAAAACGCCTGGCACCTACACCTATTACTGCTCGTACCACGAAGGCATGAGCGCCGCAATTACGGTGACCAACCGCTGA
- a CDS encoding MerR family DNA-binding protein yields MQFIRSAQHVGFSLSEIARILRVRADGHKPCAEVHEELRVHLQAVRRQLTQLQALEAELAGRLAYAQTHPDPECDSPGCVYLNPAVP; encoded by the coding sequence GTGCAGTTCATCCGGTCCGCCCAGCATGTCGGATTCAGCCTCAGCGAGATCGCCCGCATCCTGCGCGTGCGCGCAGACGGCCACAAGCCGTGCGCGGAGGTGCACGAAGAGTTGCGCGTGCATCTTCAGGCGGTGCGGCGGCAATTGACCCAGCTTCAGGCGCTGGAAGCGGAACTCGCCGGGCGGCTGGCGTATGCCCAGACGCACCCTGATCCCGAGTGCGATTCCCCCGGCTGCGTGTACCTGAATCCAGCGGTCCCTTGA
- a CDS encoding putative iron-sulfur cluster-binding metallochaperone yields MESNCCAPEVHDATACPASGIRGKAVPLITLKALLTPPALARLTPEETFRLCPDPVCDVVYFSPSQTYGTGDLKVPVFQKDQAAGVPVCYCFAHTRADLERAAVTGTGQALEASIRAHVQAGRCGCEVNNPQGSCCLGNVVTVLRSLNRQERT; encoded by the coding sequence ATGGAATCCAACTGCTGCGCCCCCGAAGTCCACGACGCCACGGCCTGTCCGGCCAGTGGCATCCGTGGAAAAGCGGTGCCGCTGATCACGCTCAAGGCCCTGCTGACCCCGCCTGCCCTGGCGCGACTCACGCCGGAAGAGACCTTCCGGCTGTGCCCGGACCCGGTTTGCGACGTGGTGTACTTCAGCCCGTCTCAGACCTACGGCACGGGAGATCTCAAGGTGCCGGTCTTCCAGAAGGATCAGGCGGCTGGAGTTCCGGTCTGTTACTGCTTTGCTCACACGCGGGCTGACCTTGAACGGGCCGCAGTGACAGGCACGGGTCAGGCGCTGGAGGCGTCGATCCGCGCGCACGTGCAGGCCGGGCGTTGCGGGTGCGAGGTCAACAACCCGCAGGGCAGTTGCTGCCTGGGCAATGTCGTGACCGTTCTGCGGAGTCTGAACCGCCAGGAGCGAACATGA